A genomic segment from Nicotiana tabacum cultivar K326 chromosome 9, ASM71507v2, whole genome shotgun sequence encodes:
- the LOC107810724 gene encoding uncharacterized protein LOC107810724 — protein sequence MEDDEFTKSPLSFKQKLKNSLCFSCCFPHHHRNNTTTPTTKLYSLDYRPPPPPSSDENPSLIWIKNDFPDIKDKCRTIFNFIGNGNGNRHKRHSSAEFRYDPLSYALNFEDGYEDDEAPLRNFSSRLPPPPPSPPLPSVKALSLTAASV from the coding sequence ATGGAGGACGACGAATTCACAAAATCACCACTCTCTTTCAaacaaaaactcaaaaactctctctGTTTCTCGTGCTGTTTCCCCCACCACCACCGTAATAACACCACTACCCCCACCACCAAACTCTACTCCCTCGACTACCGTCCGCCTCCTCCGCCCTCCTCCGATGAAAACCCGTCGCTAATTTGGATCAAGAACGACTTCCCTGATATCAAAGACAAGTGCCGTACAATCTTCAATTTCATCGGTAATGGTAACGGGAACCGACACAAACGGCACTCTTCCGCTGAGTTCCGTTACGACCCGTTAAGTTACGCGTTGAATTTTGAAGATGGGTATGAGGATGATGAAGCCCCTTTGAGGAATTTCTCTTCTAGACTCCCTCCGCCGCCGCCTTCTCCGCCGTTGCCGTCGGTGAAGGCTTTGTCTCTCACGGCGGCGAGCGTGTGA